The Archangium primigenium genomic interval GGGTAGCCCTCGGGGGGAGACCAGGGCGCGGGGCGCACGTCACCCCTCGGGATGCCGCGCCCGTGCTTGAGGTGGTTCACCTCGTCCCCGGCGATGGCGCGCGTCGGGCACCAGGGCAGCACCGCCGGGCCGTGCACGCCCACGCGCTCGCCCGTGGGGCCGGGATCCGCCCAGGGGCCAATGGACGTGCGGTGCAGGCGGGACAGGTGCGCGCCACAGCCGAGCGCCCGGCCAAGCTCCCGCGCGAGCGCGCGCACGTAGTAGCCGCCCCGGCACACCAGGCGCAGGCGGCTCGTGCGGGGCAGATCGTGCGCGAGCCAGCGGGCCTCGTGCAGGTAGACGCGCGAGGGCGGCAGCACCACTGTCTCGCCCCGGTGGGCCTTCTTGTACGCGGGCTCGCCGCCGAGCTTCTTCGCGCTGGTGGCGGGGGGCACCTGGTCCGTCCATCCGAGAAAAGGCGGGAGCGCCGCGTCGAGCGCCGGGGCCGTCAGGTGCGAGGCGTCGCCCGTGTGCACCGCCTGGCCGAGCCCGTCCCCGGTGTCCGTCTCCACGCCCCAGACGACCTCGGCCTCGTACGTCTTGGGTGCGGAGTGCAACCAGTCCATCAGCTGCGTGGCCGGGCCGGCGAGCATGAGGAGCAGGCCCTCGGCGAAGGGGTCCAGGGTGCCCCCGTGGCACACGGGCAGCTGCTTGCGCGTGAGCCCCGCGGCCTCCACCTCGCGCATGAAGGCGTGCACCCGGGTGAAGCTCGTGACGCCCACGGGTTTATGGTCCAGGTAGATGCCGGCCTTCATGGCTCCTCGTCGCGCGAGCCCAGGAGGACGTCTCGGGGCGGGCGCACTCTTTCCTACCTGGGAGCACCCCTCGCTGTCTTCCAGGCGACCTCTGTCGAGAAAAGTTTCCGCTCCACGCGATATGTCCTACAATCTTTCAGCGGTCTTGCTGGGGCGTCGTCTAATGGCAGGACGTCAGACTTTGAATCTGATTATCAAGGTTCGAATCCTTGCGCCCCAGTCACCTCTCTTTCCCCTCCGGGTAGCGCACCCACGGGCGCCGCCGGGATGATCAGGACGGTGCGCCGATGCCGATGCCGCAGAAGGTCCTCCTGCTGGTCTCGGTGGGCAGTCCTCCCCCGGTGTTGTTGCGAGAGCTGGAGGACCCCATCGCGTTGCAGTTGGGGCTGAAGAGCACGGTGGGAAAAGTGGCCCTGTCCACGCCCACCTACGCGTTCAACAAGGACCGGGGCCAGTACCACTGCAACGCCATCCTCCGGCGGCTGGCCACGCTGATGGAGCCCGCGCACTCCATGGTGCTGGGCGTCACGGACGTGGACCTGTTCGTGCCGGACTCGCCCTTCGTGCTGGGGGAGGCGGACCGTGAGTCGCGCAGCGCCATCCTGAGCCTCGCGCGGCTGCGGCAGGGGGCCGAGGGCGAGCAGCTCAAGCGGCGGCTCCAGGTGGAGGCCGTGCACCTGGCGGCGCACCTGACGGGCCTGTCCTACTGCGAGGACGCCCGGTGTGTGATGTTCTTCGCCCAGTCGCCCCAGGACTGTGACCGCAAGAACATCTCGCTGTGCAACCTGTGCCGCAACGAGATGAACAAGCTCAACCGCTAGGGGCCGCCGTGTGCCGGGCCCGGGCCCGTGTTTGAATGCCGCCCGCGCGGGGACGTCGCTCCCCGCGAGGAGCGTCCCTCCAAGGGCGCTCCCTGGGCCGGAAGACACGGGAGCACGAGCGAATGAAGGCGTTTCGGCGGATGATCGGACTGGCGGTGGTCGCGGGGCTGGCGGCGGGCTGTGAGTCGCTGGATGGGTTCGACCTGGACAACGGCGGTGGCGGTGGAGGCGGTGGGGCCTTCAGTCAGGGCTTCGTCTTCGTGCGCGCGCGCGACGTGCTGGCGGTGGACGAGAAGGGCGACCCCAACGCGCCCCTGCGGCTGACGACCCAGGGCAACGCGTACGAGCCCACCGTGGCCCCCAACGGGCGCAGCGTGGCGTACGTGTACCGGGACCGCGCGCGCGGGGTCGTGGAGCTGCGCTCGGTGCCCACCACCGGCCAGGGCCAGACCTCCACGGTGTTCGCGCTCACGCAGAGCACCTGCCCGGGCTGCACGGACATCCGCTATCCCACCTTCAACCCCGGCAGCACCCAGCTCGTCTTCACCGTGGCGCAGGGCGGCAGCTCCTCCCTGGCCCGGGTGGACGCGGATGGCCGCGGCTTCGTGCGCTTCAACAACGGCAACATCGGCATCAACTCGCACGGCGCCGCGTCCTTCCTGCCCAACGGGCAGTCGGTGCTGTCCGCGGGCGGGGCGAGCCTCAACCTGCACAACCAGCTGGTGCTCACGGACATGACGAGCGGCCTGGCGCAGGTCTACAGCTTCAACCTGGGCAACGAGGCGCAGAGCGTGGTCAACCGCGTGGCCGTGTCGCCGGATGGCGCGCAGGTGGCCTTCGACGGGCAGACGAGCAGCGGCACCAGCGCCATCTTCGTGGCGGCGCTCGGGCAGACGCTCGGCCGGGTGACGCAGCTCACCCGCCACCCCGGGGAGAGCGGCGTGTCGGACTCCTGGCCGAGCTGGCGCGGCAGCACCGAGGTGGGCTTCCTGTCCAACGCGGGCGGCAACGACAACATCTACCGCATCAGCATCGCCACCACCGGCACGGGCACGCTCGTCGTCCCCAGCGCGCTCGAGCCGTCCTACGGCGGCCGCTGAGGCGCGCCCTCCAGACGTGACGAGGCCCGGCGCCCCACCCTCGGGACGCCGGGCCTCGTGTGCTTCAGGGACTCGGGACTACTCCGGCTTGGCGCTCACCGAGGGGCCGGGGGACACGGTGGTGGGGGCGCGCACCTCCAGGGCATCGGCCACGAGCTCGGTGATGTCCTTCACCTTGATGTTCTGCTCGCGGCCCGTGTCGTTCACCGCGTCGTTGAGCATGGTGGAGCAGAAGGGGCAGGCCACCGCCACCACGCCCGAGCCGCCCGGCTCCTTGTACTCGCCCACCAGGCCCGGCTTCTTCTTGTCCGTGGCGCTGGGGTACGGGGTGCTCGGGTCCTCGGCGTGCTTGAGCGTGAGGGCCACCTCGTTGACGCGGTTGTGGTTGATGCGCGTGCCGATGTGCTCCTCCATCCACATGCGGCCGCCGCCCGCGCCGCAGCAGAAGCCCTCGCGCTTGCTGCGCTGCATCTCCACCACCTCCAGGCCCGGAATGGCCTTGAGCACCTCGCGCGGCGCGTCGTACACGCCGTTGTGCCGGCCGAGGTAGCAGGGGTCGTGGTAGGTGAGCTTCTGGTTCATCACCTGGGACAGCTTGATGCGCTTGTCCTTGAGCAGCTCGTTGATGAGCTGCGTGTGGTTGATGACCTTGTAGTCCCCGCCGAACTCCGGGTACTCGTTCTTGATGGTGTTGAAGCAGTGGGGGCACTGGGTGATGACGGCCTTGACCCCCATGGCGTTCCACGACTCCACGTTCGTCTTGGCGAGCGTCTGGTACAGGTACTCGTTGCCCATGCGCCGCGCCGAGTCGCCGTTGCACATCTCCTGCTTGCTCAGGGTGGCGAAGCTCACGCCCGCCTCGCGCAAAATCTTCACCAGCGCGCGGCTCACCTTCTTCTGCTTGTCGTCGTAGCTGCCCGCGCAGCCCACGAAGAACAGGTACTCGTAGGGGCCGCCCTCGTCACCCCAGGTGGGCAGCGCCAGGTCCTCCGCCCACTCGTCGCGCCGGTCCTGGCCGATGCCCCAGGGGTTGCCCTGGCGCTCCATGCCCTCGAACACGCGCTGGATTTCCGCCGGGAACTCCGCCTTCACCTGCACCTGGTAGCGGCGCATGTCGATGAGCCGCGGCACGTTCTCGATGAACACCGGGCACGCCGTCTCGCACCAGCCGCAGCTCGTGCACGCCCACACCGTCTCCGCCTTGAGCGCGCTGCCGATGATCTCCGGCAGGGGCTCCTTGGCGCCGCTCGGACCCCGGCCCTCCTCCACCCACTGCTCGTGGTCCCACACCCAGTGCTTCAGGTCCTGGTTGACGCCCTTGTGCGTGAGCGGCTTGCCGGTGATGTACGTGGGGCAGTGCGTCTGGCAGCGGCCGCACTCGGTGCACGAGTACAGGTCCAGGCCCTGCTTCCACGTCAAATCCTTGAGCGTCGCGGTGCCGAACTCCTCCTTCTCCAGGTTGGGCGTGCTCAGCTTGGAGCTCTGCGTGGTGCTCGGCTCGTCCTGGGGCACCAGGCGCTGGAAGAAGACGTTGGGCAGGCCGGTGATGACGTGGAAGTGCTTGCCCACCGGCAGGAAGTTGAGGAACGCGAGGATGATGGCCAGGTGGATCCAGAAGCCCGCCACGCCCAGCGCGTGCGCCACCGTCCAGCCCATGGGGCGCATCAGCATGCCGAACACGCTGGTGACGGGCTCCCACCACACGAAGTTGCCCGTGGCCAGGGGCATGGTCTGCTCGCGCGGCACCATGTGGCTGCCGCCGAAGAGGAACTCGGTCACCATCAGGCCGGAGATGAAGCCCAGGATGAGGAACGCCTCCCACGAGGGGCTGAGCCGGTCCGGCTTCACGCTGCCACGCAGCCACACGAAGTACGCCGCGCCCACGAGCGCCAGCGCCGCCACCCCGTCCTTCACCAGGAGGTAGAGCTTGTAGACGAGCAGGAGCGGCGCCTTGTCCGCCCAGAAGGGATCCTGCAGGTCCGTGAGCACCACGAGCGCCGTCTCGGAGAAGCCCATCACGAACATCATGAGGGTGCGCACCGCGAGCACCATGAACGCCGCGAAGATGAGCACGTGCATGAAGCCCGCGGTGCGCTCCTCGGGGTCCACCATGCGCTTCTGCCCGAGGCCGAAGCGCAGGAGCGCCAGCGCGCGTTGGGGGATGCGATCCAACCGGTTCTCCGTCTTCATCGCCAGGAGCGCGCCGATGCGCCCGGACATGGTGATGGCGAAGACGGAGATGCCGATGGTCAGCAGCAGGCCTGTGATGATGGCACTCATGTCGGTTCGGTGGACCTCGCGCGCCGCGCGGTAGGTGATGGACCCGGGATGCCGCGACGCGGCACGCCGGGGGAGACAGCGCAACCCTAACAAGGTTGATTCTTGAATCAAGCGCCTCGCCGGGCCTGTTTTCGAGGCATTTCACGGTCGGCGACGCTCGACCTCACCCTCGGGCGCACAACGTTCAGCGTACAACTGTTCAGGTGGGCTGGACGTCGGCCCTGGACACCGCGCCGGGACGGCCCGCCCGCTCGCCCTCCGGCCCGCCTTGGACCCCGCCGGCGCCCGCCGCGCCACGGTCCGACCCGGCGCGGTGCGTTTGACGCGTCCGGACTCCCACCCCTGGGGGCAGAGGTGGGCGGACGGGCACAGGGATTGGGGCCCGGTTGCTTGAGACGCCAAGGACTTTACAACGCGGAGCGCAATGCTCACCCTGAGCAAGTAAATCGGTCAACGCGCGGGAGGCGGCCATGGTGCACGACGACAGGACGTATCTGGACGACGAAGGCCTGGAGTATCCGGCTCGGGAGCATCGCCAGGAAGACGACGAGGCGGACGCGCCGGGCGTGGTGAAGCGGTTGGGCGCCGGCGGGCAACTGTGGGGCGCGGACGAGGCGTACGGCGGCTACGACGCCGAGTAGCAAAGCCCCCCCGTGTCCCGGGACTGGACGCGGGGGGTTTTCGATCCAACGGTGCTCGCGGTTTCCACAGACTTCCGCCCGGGCGGTGATTGTTCCGGCTCCTGGAATCTGGGTTAAGTGAAACGTGGCCCGTTGCGTGTTCGAGAGTCCATGCCTTCCTCCCTTGTGAGCCCCCTTCCTCCGGAACCGGTC includes:
- the truB gene encoding tRNA pseudouridine(55) synthase TruB, whose translation is MKAGIYLDHKPVGVTSFTRVHAFMREVEAAGLTRKQLPVCHGGTLDPFAEGLLLMLAGPATQLMDWLHSAPKTYEAEVVWGVETDTGDGLGQAVHTGDASHLTAPALDAALPPFLGWTDQVPPATSAKKLGGEPAYKKAHRGETVVLPPSRVYLHEARWLAHDLPRTSRLRLVCRGGYYVRALARELGRALGCGAHLSRLHRTSIGPWADPGPTGERVGVHGPAVLPWCPTRAIAGDEVNHLKHGRGIPRGDVRPAPWSPPEGYPDPEGPVLAVQRGRLVALLDDDPETLRVRTHLWAGL
- a CDS encoding non-proteolytic archaemetzincin-like protein, translated to MPQKVLLLVSVGSPPPVLLRELEDPIALQLGLKSTVGKVALSTPTYAFNKDRGQYHCNAILRRLATLMEPAHSMVLGVTDVDLFVPDSPFVLGEADRESRSAILSLARLRQGAEGEQLKRRLQVEAVHLAAHLTGLSYCEDARCVMFFAQSPQDCDRKNISLCNLCRNEMNKLNR
- a CDS encoding TolB family protein encodes the protein MKAFRRMIGLAVVAGLAAGCESLDGFDLDNGGGGGGGGAFSQGFVFVRARDVLAVDEKGDPNAPLRLTTQGNAYEPTVAPNGRSVAYVYRDRARGVVELRSVPTTGQGQTSTVFALTQSTCPGCTDIRYPTFNPGSTQLVFTVAQGGSSSLARVDADGRGFVRFNNGNIGINSHGAASFLPNGQSVLSAGGASLNLHNQLVLTDMTSGLAQVYSFNLGNEAQSVVNRVAVSPDGAQVAFDGQTSSGTSAIFVAALGQTLGRVTQLTRHPGESGVSDSWPSWRGSTEVGFLSNAGGNDNIYRISIATTGTGTLVVPSALEPSYGGR
- a CDS encoding (Fe-S)-binding protein, with amino-acid sequence MSAIITGLLLTIGISVFAITMSGRIGALLAMKTENRLDRIPQRALALLRFGLGQKRMVDPEERTAGFMHVLIFAAFMVLAVRTLMMFVMGFSETALVVLTDLQDPFWADKAPLLLVYKLYLLVKDGVAALALVGAAYFVWLRGSVKPDRLSPSWEAFLILGFISGLMVTEFLFGGSHMVPREQTMPLATGNFVWWEPVTSVFGMLMRPMGWTVAHALGVAGFWIHLAIILAFLNFLPVGKHFHVITGLPNVFFQRLVPQDEPSTTQSSKLSTPNLEKEEFGTATLKDLTWKQGLDLYSCTECGRCQTHCPTYITGKPLTHKGVNQDLKHWVWDHEQWVEEGRGPSGAKEPLPEIIGSALKAETVWACTSCGWCETACPVFIENVPRLIDMRRYQVQVKAEFPAEIQRVFEGMERQGNPWGIGQDRRDEWAEDLALPTWGDEGGPYEYLFFVGCAGSYDDKQKKVSRALVKILREAGVSFATLSKQEMCNGDSARRMGNEYLYQTLAKTNVESWNAMGVKAVITQCPHCFNTIKNEYPEFGGDYKVINHTQLINELLKDKRIKLSQVMNQKLTYHDPCYLGRHNGVYDAPREVLKAIPGLEVVEMQRSKREGFCCGAGGGRMWMEEHIGTRINHNRVNEVALTLKHAEDPSTPYPSATDKKKPGLVGEYKEPGGSGVVAVACPFCSTMLNDAVNDTGREQNIKVKDITELVADALEVRAPTTVSPGPSVSAKPE